The Montipora capricornis isolate CH-2021 chromosome 3, ASM3666992v2, whole genome shotgun sequence genome window below encodes:
- the LOC138043428 gene encoding E3 ubiquitin-protein ligase TM129-like: protein MEEMVVVFTIAYVLVSLCFIAPPREFVSAGLTVQNILSSYLGSEDIDFVGYHLKRTTATLLLHSLLPLGYYVCLGLVSPDLHLFEPARTGLAENASLLLCLSISLCGALCARYWSWKYWSKHPFAQLLLKHGSPWRAVASSVNIEFRRITKFSSIIGGTSLYITDSWIIKCSAYKVDIAHQPDVHLSIIHAEDHDISHESSVAVQFLNIRVASITPGVKSFVIRLNSTDYGDLREKLQAPIRNARNVVIHQSLSDRFIDAFKEQVSQNERYQLQEGEEDPEPCIGCMQAPADIKLRKLCATAGEGECVPCYCRPMWCIDCMGKWYASRQDQHEPEGWLASTSPCPTCRAKFCMLDVCLISRSN, encoded by the exons ATGGAAGAGATGGTCGTTGTGTTTACGATTGCTTATGTtctcgtttcgttgtgtttcatcgCGCCGCCAAGAGAGTTTGTTAGTGCTGGGTTAACTGTGCAAAATATTCTATCCAGTTACTTAGGCAGCGAGGATATAGATTTTGTTGGTTATCATTTGAAGAGGACAACTGCTACACTTCTCCTTCACTCATTGCTACCTTTAG GTTATTACGTTTGTTTGGGACTGGTATCACCTGATCTTCATTTATTTGAACCAGCAAGGACAGGACTTGCTGAAAATGCATCTCTTCTACTTTGCCTGAGTATCTCACTTTGTGGTGCTCTTTGTGCACGATACTGGTCTTGGAAATATTG GTCAAAGCATCCATTTGCCCAGCTCTTATTAAAACATGGCAGCCCTTGGAGAGCAGTGGCTTCAAGTGTAAACATAGAATTCCGACGGATTACAAAATTCTCCTCCATAATTGGTGGTACAAGCTTATACATTACAGACTCTTGGATAATAAAATGCTCTGCCTATAAAGTTGACATTGCTCATCAACCTGATGTCCACCTGTCAATCATTCATGCCGAGGACCATGACATCTCACATGAGAGCAGTGTGGCTGTACAATTCCTGAACATAAGAGTGGCAAGCATCACTCCTGGGGTTAAATCCTTTGTAATCAGACTCAATTCTACAGATTATGGAGACCTGAGAGAAAAGTTGCAAGCGCCGATAAGAAATGCTAGGAATGTTGTTATACATCAGTCACTTAGTGACAGGTTTATCGATGCCTTCAAGGAGCAAGTATCTCAAAATGAAAGATACCAGCTACAAGAAGGAGAAGAG GATCCTGAGCCGTGCATTGGATGCATGCAAGCACCAGCTGACATCAAACTTCGGAAGCTGTGTGCTACAGCTGGAGAAGGAGAGTGTGTACCTTGTTACTGTCGACCAATGTGGTGTATTGACTGTATGGGCAAATGGTATGCAAGTCGACAAGATCAACATGAGCCTGAAGGGTGGCTGGCCAGTACATCTCCCTGTCCAACGTGTCGCGCAAAGTTTTGCATGCTGGATGTTTGCTTGATTTCCAGAAGCAACTGA